In the Ornithodoros turicata isolate Travis chromosome 5, ASM3712646v1, whole genome shotgun sequence genome, gattgagaagttacccatcaaaaaactcgttacaagttaagttactatgtgaaaaatgtaactagttaataacgaagttattcagcctgaaacgtaactcgcagttattgagttacttaaaaaaaagaacgagttacttccaagttacttcagacacaaaatagcattacgcaggtgcagcgcccatgagcagttgagttagaccttgagttgcctgcggaggagtgcaacacgcttagatcgttgtcgtttatgtccaacaatagacctctccctgtttgtaaacaaatgacgtcatagtgttcgacagcgccacaaatttggtagaattgaactgcgctcgaagctagaggtgaacaaggtcgcgcccgaaagccagtcttgaggggattacgatatgttcCCTTAAAGGGACGTGACCCTTGGTCCTGCTCTTTCTTCAATGAGTGGCAGAACAAGCGCCCACTCGTGGAACCCAgacctctccttccgatttgtttcggtttccgtCAGTCTACCAATATCATGATGAtgttctctggtagaggtctattcgaacgctttgcatcttactccctgtgggtacacaatggttcagcttcatttcaatggcagcagttcttacttcctgaataaaatactgtcattgatttattatcacgtttcatggcaaaaaatgtcatgaaggaactggagagaaagcaagaaaatatgtgaatgtgagtgaaaagcgagtaaAAAGTAACtaggaacttaagttacttaggcaaagttacctgaaaaaggaacaagttcctctgaaagttaccacggcgcaaaagtaccgagttaagttacaagttaccaaaaaaggaacttagttacagtaacgagttaccccgaACTCTATTAAGTACAAGATTTGCTTGCGTAAATAGACCCTCGGGGTAGTATTGTCGACAAATATATTCGTAACGTTCGCACATAAAACACATTTCTGATTCCAAAACTTATGAACATAATTAATGAAAACGTGGTAAAGAAATGGTCTAGGAATTGAGCCTTGGAGAACCCCAATGTACATGACGTACGATTTGATTCAACACCACTTGTGATGTCGTGAAGTGTAATCCAACTATGCCCAGAAGGTCTTGACTTGTTATAAGTTTATGAAACCGAGCAGTTGTTGAGCAGCCCCTATTTGGAAGAGCTCATTTTGTCTGTGTCCATCTTCTGCTTCAACAGTGCGTTGTTTTTCATTACCTACGATGCTGCTCCGCATCTTTTGTGTTCACTGCACGGTCTATATTTGTCGTACAGCTGAAGACATGGTTGGTCTGCTTTTCCATTTCCTGGACGAACTTCTATTTATTTTTAGTGCTGAACCATTCTTTATTGCACGTGTGAGTTTTTAATTCAGTTTTGGGTAACTATGCATCTTGGTGGTGATTGCTAATTCAGTGTTTTTCTTGCAGAAAGTGAAAATTTTAGACTTTAACAAGGAAGCCTTTACAATAAAGGTCAGAGTGTAAGTGTTTGCACCAATTTTCTGCATCATATTTTTCTTGTACTAACAATTGCAGTAACTTTCTAACGATTCATTTACCTTGCTTGCAGTTACGGTGAAATATTTGACTTGGATAAGCATCCCCAGGTATGTATGAATTTCTAGCAGTGTAGGAGGGTGTCGGGAAAATAACGCACAAGTTACGTGCTTGTGTCTGTCAAAACGTAAGCAAGCTGCACAGAGAACAGAACCACGAGGAAAACACTATTGCCAGATTAACAGGGTCATGTACAGGCTGTTCAGGAAATGCATGAAAGATCTGAATGAAAGACTGCTATTCGAGGCAGTAACCATCACCTGAGCAATGAATGCAGTGCAGGCGGTACCATAGTTAACAACACTGCTGTCAATGGGACAGCCCTCTGCTTCGTGGCTACATCACCAAGCCTAACAACCCACAACTGCACCAGGTCTAGATGCATATATTTTGCTGTAGGAGGATAGCATTTCCACATAGTGTTAGGTGTTGGTCGCCTCACAAAAGTTCACTACATTAATATCCGTATACCTACAGAAAACAAGTGATCACGTCTATCATTCACTGTATTGCACCATGTGGTCCAAAGTCCCAACTGGTTCAAGTCCCCATACTGTCGATAGAGTATAATTGGAAGACCAGAAGGATCCATTCAGGAAAAGGGAAAACACGAAGGAAGCATACAAGGTCTGTTGTGTAGATTGAATCATACAGTAGGGCTTCATTGTACCGCATTCTGTTCATTTCTATGGGCATGGAATCTTACCCTTCTAACACAGAAACAGATAGGGGAGACACACCTTTTGTATGCTGAGGGAAGTGCCTCTGGACAGGCCCTCAGGGGGAAAGTTGAGGGCCTAAGGCCCTTTCCTTAACATTTCCTCACCGGTTTGCTGGATTTTCTACACTTCTGTATTTGGTTTTGCCTTAAGTCTCTTTTTCGCTCACTCACATCAATGAACTTGTAAGACATTTTGGGTAGTAAGCAGCACATGCAGTATTGATTTCCATAAGAGAAGGGTGGTTGTGATGGCAAAAATAATGGAGCAAAATAATTTTTGACCACAAGTTACTGTGGTCAGTAGTCCCCTATAACAAAGTTTACAAGttttttgtttgtatgttttttgaaaatccTGTCCTGCAGTTATCTCAAGAACAGTGTAAATGTAGCGTACAACATTGTTCGTTCACATTTTCCTCCGCACGAACTACAAAAAATAAACTAGAGTGCCAATTTGTCCACACAGGGTACAGAAGTCAAAGCAATCACATACTCCAATATGCAAGTCTGGGACAATGCAGACCAACACGAAGTATTTGTCATCATAGACATCTAAACTGTTTGTTGCCAAGCAGCATGTTGTACAGGTAGCATATTCTGTAGGTTAGAAAGTTTGCAATTTGTAGATTGAGGGTGGATTCATTGCAGATAATTTACAAAAGGAAGCGAAATGCTGCTTCTGGACTTTACGACAGCAACGCCTATCAGCGATGTCAACAGCTACCTATGGTACGGCTACGTAAATATGGTTTGTAATAAAAGATCTACGAATTTACATTACAAAGTGATTTATTCCTTTTCATCAGCACCACCATCTTTCACTGACACTGCTGTTCATGGCACACTGTTCAACACTTCAAATAAAATTGAATCACTGTCCACCATTTTTCaattgtttcttcttttttattctcCTCAACTTCTGCTTCACCTTCAAAGCATTTTCACTTAGCTTCGTACCTATCACTTTCTtgctccatttctttttcttctcggcAGCACGTTCAACAGCATCTACAGCTCTTTCCTCTCCCACTGCTTTCGGGAGCTTCAGCTCTCCGTGCTGAGTCAAATACCTGCCCGAAAATCCGGAAGGGAAAAGTGGTCTTTTCAAAACCTTTGCCAACTGTGCCTGCATGACGCTTAACCTTCGCTTGTCGTCTGCCGTCTCTTTCTCCCCGCGCTTGTCCAGCAAGATCTCATCAACCTCAATATCCATCTCCTCCGCAGCACGTTGGAACCAGTTGTTGTCGTAGTTACGTCGCCGAACCTTGTGTTCCTCGGATTCAAGTTTGCGCGCCAGCAGTACCCTTTCCCTCACGGAATTCAGGATGTCGACGTCAAGCGGGAATTCAGGAAGATCTTCCTCTCTGTTTAACGTACGACATATTTTTCTGTACGTTGCCAGCTCTTTGGGCTCA is a window encoding:
- the LOC135393935 gene encoding protein archease-like gives rise to the protein MWGDTVEPEERDDFTEEELRIPPVKYEYLDHPADVQLHGWGDDLTEAFEQVAVAMFGYMTEIDKVNIRMTMDVEAQAEDMVGLLFHFLDELLFIFSAEPFFIARKVKILDFNKEAFTIKVRVYGEIFDLDKHPQGTEVKAITYSNMQVWDNADQHEVFVIIDI